Proteins encoded by one window of Mycolicibacterium sp. ND9-15:
- a CDS encoding MlaE family ABC transporter permease → MSTAQVLRSRFPRAFDRTTGLVSAPARGLDSVGHVAWFVVTAIGSIGHALRYYRKETLRLIAEIGMGTGAMAVIGGTSAIVGFVSLSGSSLVAIQGFASLGNIGVEAFTGFFAAMINVRSAAPLVAGVALAATVGAGATAELGAMRISEEIDALEVMGIKSISYLVSTRIMAGFVVIIPLYAVAMILSFFSGQMTTTLFYGQSTGTYEHYFRTFLRPEDVFWSFMDAVIISIIVMLNHCYYGYFASGGPVGVGEAVGRAMRASLVAVALVVLFVALALYGVDPNFNLTV, encoded by the coding sequence ATGTCGACCGCTCAGGTACTGCGCTCCCGGTTCCCGCGGGCATTCGATCGCACGACGGGTTTGGTGAGCGCCCCTGCCCGGGGACTGGACAGCGTCGGGCACGTCGCGTGGTTCGTCGTCACTGCGATCGGATCCATCGGGCATGCACTGCGCTACTACCGGAAAGAGACGCTGCGGTTGATCGCCGAGATCGGCATGGGCACCGGCGCGATGGCCGTGATCGGCGGCACGTCGGCGATCGTCGGCTTCGTCAGCCTGTCCGGGTCGTCGCTCGTGGCGATCCAGGGTTTCGCGTCACTGGGCAACATCGGTGTCGAGGCGTTCACCGGCTTCTTCGCGGCGATGATCAACGTGCGGTCGGCCGCGCCCCTGGTGGCGGGCGTCGCCCTGGCGGCCACCGTCGGCGCGGGCGCCACCGCGGAGTTGGGCGCAATGCGCATCAGCGAGGAGATCGACGCGCTCGAGGTGATGGGTATCAAGTCGATCTCGTATCTGGTGTCGACCCGCATCATGGCGGGCTTCGTCGTGATCATCCCGCTGTACGCGGTGGCGATGATCCTGTCGTTCTTCTCTGGTCAGATGACCACGACGCTGTTCTACGGCCAGTCGACGGGCACCTACGAGCATTACTTCCGGACCTTCCTACGGCCCGAGGATGTGTTCTGGTCGTTCATGGATGCGGTGATCATCTCGATCATCGTGATGCTCAACCACTGCTATTACGGCTACTTCGCCAGCGGCGGGCCGGTCGGTGTCGGCGAGGCCGTAGGACGAGCGATGCGGGCATCACTGGTCGCGGTGGCGCTCGTGGTTCTGTTCGTTGCGTTGGCGCTCTACGGCGTCGACCCGAACTTCAACCTGACGGTGTAG
- a CDS encoding MCE family protein: MTAPLNNPRTPPYKLAGLVLSLLVIAALVLVYFQFRGEFLPRTQLTMMAARAGLSMDPGAKVTYNGVEIGRVGSVEAVDVGGEPRAKITLEVDDKYVDLIPKNVDASIDATTVFGNKYVNFTSPKTPSTQRITSSDVIDVTSVTTEFNTLFETIVSLSEQVDPIKLNQTLSATAEALDGLGERFGQSIINGNEILTDVNARMPELRRDNRLLADLGEVYADAAPDLFAGLENAVTTARTLNEQRGNIDQALMSAVGFGNTGADVFERGGPYLVRGAEDLVITSELLDEYSPALFCTIRNFHDVEPKVAASLGGNGYSLRTLSELMGAANPYVYPDNLPRVNARGGPEGRPGCWQPVTRDLWPAPYLVMDSGASIAPYNHFELGQPILIEYVWGRQVGENTINP; the protein is encoded by the coding sequence ATGACCGCACCGCTGAACAACCCGCGCACCCCGCCCTACAAGCTGGCCGGACTGGTGTTGTCCCTCCTGGTGATCGCCGCGCTCGTGCTGGTTTACTTCCAGTTCCGCGGTGAGTTCCTGCCACGCACCCAGTTGACAATGATGGCCGCTCGTGCCGGCCTGTCGATGGACCCCGGCGCCAAGGTGACCTACAACGGCGTGGAGATCGGACGTGTCGGCTCCGTCGAGGCGGTGGACGTGGGCGGTGAACCGCGAGCGAAGATCACGCTGGAGGTAGACGACAAGTACGTCGATCTGATTCCGAAGAACGTTGATGCCAGCATCGACGCCACGACCGTCTTCGGCAACAAGTACGTCAATTTCACTTCGCCGAAAACTCCGTCGACCCAACGAATCACGTCATCCGATGTAATCGACGTTACGTCGGTGACGACGGAGTTCAACACGTTGTTCGAAACCATCGTGTCGCTCTCGGAGCAGGTCGACCCGATAAAGCTGAACCAGACACTGTCCGCGACGGCCGAGGCGCTCGACGGGCTCGGTGAGCGGTTCGGACAGTCGATCATCAACGGCAACGAGATCCTCACCGACGTCAACGCCAGGATGCCCGAACTTCGCCGGGACAACCGGCTGCTTGCCGACCTCGGCGAGGTGTACGCCGATGCGGCGCCCGACCTGTTCGCCGGACTGGAGAACGCCGTCACCACCGCTCGCACGCTCAACGAGCAGCGAGGCAACATCGACCAGGCATTGATGTCGGCCGTCGGGTTCGGCAACACCGGCGCCGACGTCTTCGAGCGCGGCGGGCCCTATCTGGTTCGCGGCGCGGAGGACCTCGTCATCACCTCGGAACTGCTCGACGAATACAGTCCGGCCCTCTTCTGCACGATTCGCAACTTCCACGACGTGGAGCCCAAAGTGGCGGCTTCGCTCGGCGGGAACGGCTACTCACTGCGGACCCTGTCGGAGCTGATGGGTGCGGCAAACCCCTACGTCTACCCGGACAACCTGCCGCGAGTGAACGCCCGGGGTGGCCCCGAGGGCCGCCCGGGCTGTTGGCAGCCGGTCACCCGCGACCTGTGGCCCGCGCCGTATCTCGTCATGGACTCCGGTGCGTCTATCGCGCCGTACAACCACTTCGAGCTGGGCCAGCCGATCCTGATCGAGTACGTCTGGGGACGTCAGGTGGGGGAGAACACGATCAACCCATGA
- a CDS encoding virulence factor Mce family protein, whose protein sequence is MKITGTAIKLGIFSVVLLMFTAIIIVVFGQVRFDRTTGYTAIFSNASGLRSGQFVRASGVEVGKVSNVELVNGGSQAKVEFNVDRSLPLFEGTTASVRYLNLIGDRYLELKRGDSDKRMPAGGTIPIERTQPALDLDALIGGFRPVFRALDPDKVNEIARSIITVFQGQGGTINDILDQTASLTSALADRDQAIGEVIRNLNTVLDTTVKHQAQFDQTVQDFEKLISGLNNRRDPIAGSVADISDAAGTVADLLADNRPLLQSTVGHLEVTLQPLVDQKDELNDLLTRLPTAFKIIGRAGGIYGDFFNFYACDISLRLNGLQPGGPVRTVKLFSQPSGRCTPQ, encoded by the coding sequence ATGAAAATCACCGGTACCGCCATCAAACTCGGCATCTTCTCCGTGGTGCTGTTGATGTTCACCGCGATCATCATCGTGGTGTTCGGGCAGGTGCGCTTCGACCGCACGACCGGCTACACCGCTATCTTCTCGAACGCCAGCGGGCTGCGCTCGGGCCAGTTCGTCCGCGCATCGGGTGTCGAGGTCGGCAAGGTGTCCAACGTCGAGTTGGTCAACGGCGGATCGCAGGCAAAAGTCGAATTCAACGTCGACCGCTCGCTACCGCTGTTCGAGGGCACCACCGCGTCGGTGCGCTACCTCAACCTCATCGGCGACCGCTACCTGGAACTCAAGCGGGGTGACAGCGACAAGCGGATGCCCGCGGGCGGCACGATCCCGATCGAGCGGACCCAGCCCGCACTCGATCTCGACGCGCTGATCGGCGGGTTCCGACCGGTCTTTCGGGCGCTCGACCCCGACAAGGTCAACGAGATCGCCCGGTCGATCATCACGGTGTTCCAGGGCCAGGGGGGCACCATCAACGACATCCTCGATCAGACGGCATCGCTCACCTCGGCGCTGGCCGACCGGGACCAGGCGATCGGCGAAGTGATCCGCAACCTCAACACCGTGCTCGACACCACGGTCAAGCACCAAGCCCAATTCGACCAGACGGTGCAGGATTTCGAGAAGCTGATCTCCGGGCTGAACAACCGTAGAGATCCGATCGCCGGCTCGGTCGCCGACATCAGCGACGCGGCAGGTACGGTCGCCGATCTCCTCGCCGACAACCGGCCGTTGTTGCAGAGCACCGTCGGGCATCTCGAGGTCACGCTACAGCCGCTGGTTGATCAGAAGGACGAGCTGAACGACCTGCTCACCAGGCTGCCCACCGCGTTCAAGATCATCGGCCGGGCCGGCGGTATCTATGGCGACTTCTTCAATTTCTACGCCTGCGATATCTCGCTACGCCTCAACGGGCTTCAACCGGGCGGACCGGTACGGACCGTCAAACTCTTCAGCCAGCCGTCGGGTAGGTGCACGCCGCAATGA
- a CDS encoding MCE family protein, with translation MRTLEGSNRVRNGLLGILVVVLVIGVGQSFASVPMLFATPTFYAQFSDTGGITNGDKVRIAGVDVGVVRSMEIEGDKVRIGYSLGGTQIGTDSRAAIRTDTILGRRNLEIEPRGSEPLRANGVLPLGQTTTPYQIYDAFFDVTKAASEWDTQTVKRSLNVLSETIDQTYPHLSAALDGVARFSDTVGKRDEDIKKLLRNANKIAGILGSRSEQINNLLVNAQTLLGAINERSYAVGMLLERVGAFSEQVKGLIDDNPNLNKVLEQLRVVSDVLRDRRYDLMDTLVTTASFVASLGEAVASGPYFKVMLVNLLPGQILQPFVDAAFKKRGIDPEKFWRDAGLPAWRFPDPNAQGFDNGAPPPGPAVLEGTPENPGPGVLKGSPCSYTPPPDGLPRPGNPLPCADLSVGPFGGPAYGPPNVATSDPNVHGPQPSPGVPAAAIPGQIPPNVPGGHGQLGPAPPGARTVPVGPMPPLPADFTPGIAPLPPALPAPATPGPGQQLAPAGQPPLPGNPPFLPPGSQQG, from the coding sequence ATGAGGACGCTCGAAGGGTCGAACCGGGTCCGAAACGGGCTCCTTGGCATCCTCGTCGTGGTGCTCGTCATCGGCGTCGGTCAAAGCTTCGCCAGCGTGCCGATGCTGTTCGCGACGCCTACCTTTTACGCGCAGTTCTCCGACACCGGAGGCATCACCAACGGCGACAAGGTGCGTATCGCCGGCGTCGACGTCGGAGTGGTGCGCAGCATGGAGATCGAGGGCGACAAGGTCAGGATCGGCTACTCGCTCGGCGGCACGCAGATCGGCACCGACAGCCGCGCCGCCATCCGCACCGACACCATTCTCGGCCGGCGCAACCTCGAGATCGAGCCACGCGGTTCGGAACCGTTGCGCGCCAACGGTGTTCTGCCGCTCGGCCAGACAACGACGCCGTATCAGATCTACGACGCTTTCTTCGACGTGACCAAGGCCGCCTCGGAGTGGGACACCCAGACTGTAAAGCGGTCGCTGAACGTGCTCTCGGAGACCATCGACCAGACCTACCCGCACCTGAGCGCCGCGCTCGACGGGGTGGCCCGGTTCTCCGACACCGTCGGCAAGCGCGACGAGGACATCAAGAAGCTGCTGCGCAACGCCAACAAGATCGCGGGCATCCTCGGCAGCCGCAGCGAGCAGATCAACAACCTGCTGGTCAACGCCCAGACTCTGCTCGGCGCGATCAACGAACGCAGCTACGCGGTCGGCATGCTGCTCGAGCGCGTCGGCGCGTTCTCCGAACAGGTCAAAGGTCTCATCGACGACAATCCGAACCTGAACAAGGTCCTCGAACAGTTGCGGGTCGTCAGCGATGTGCTCCGCGACCGTCGATACGACCTGATGGACACGCTCGTCACCACGGCCAGCTTCGTGGCGTCGCTCGGCGAAGCGGTCGCGTCCGGCCCGTACTTCAAGGTGATGCTCGTCAACCTGTTACCGGGCCAGATCCTGCAGCCGTTCGTGGACGCCGCATTCAAGAAGCGCGGTATCGACCCCGAGAAGTTCTGGCGCGACGCGGGCTTGCCGGCCTGGCGGTTCCCGGATCCGAACGCCCAGGGCTTCGACAACGGCGCCCCGCCGCCGGGACCCGCCGTGCTCGAGGGCACCCCGGAGAACCCGGGACCCGGTGTGCTGAAAGGTTCGCCGTGCTCGTACACGCCACCGCCCGACGGTCTGCCGCGACCCGGGAATCCGCTGCCGTGCGCCGACCTGAGTGTGGGCCCCTTCGGCGGTCCCGCGTACGGGCCGCCGAACGTCGCCACCTCCGACCCGAACGTGCACGGTCCGCAGCCGTCGCCGGGCGTGCCCGCCGCGGCCATCCCCGGCCAGATCCCGCCGAACGTACCCGGCGGGCACGGCCAGCTTGGGCCGGCGCCGCCAGGTGCCCGCACCGTGCCGGTCGGCCCGATGCCCCCATTGCCCGCGGACTTCACGCCCGGCATCGCACCGCTGCCACCGGCGTTACCAGCGCCGGCGACACCGGGGCCCGGTCAGCAGCTGGCGCCTGCCGGACAGCCGCCGTTGCCGGGGAATCCGCCGTTCCTCCCGCCAGGTTCGCAGCAGGGGTAG
- a CDS encoding virulence factor Mce family protein produces MSTIFNVRNLKLPAVSRATVIIGALIVVLALVAAFVGYNLYKRLTTNTVVAYFSDTLALYPGDKVQIMGVRVGAIDKIEPAGDKMKVTLHYENKFKVPANATASILNPSLVASRTIQLSPPYTGGPVMEDGAVIPLDRTQVPVEYDELRDSINRILTDLGPTPDQPKGPFGDIIESAADGFAGKGKQLNATLNNLSEALFALNEGRDDFFSVVKSLALFVNALHQSDQQFVALNNDLAEFTNAFTNTDREVANALQDLNQLLTTTRGFLDENAEVLVHDIDNLEQTTTAILQPESRDGLETALHVFPTLGANLMNIISPVTGGVMGIPVINNFANPLQFVCSSIQAGSRLGYQESAEMCAQYLAPILDAIKFNFPPFGVNQFASALTLPKHIAYSEPRLQPPPGYKDTTVPGIWSRDTLFSHGNHEQGWVAAPGMQGVDVQPFTANMMTPECLAELLGGPNCVVGAAPPAFGTTRDGNLPGPPNAFDQNNPLPPPWYPQPGPPPPPAPGVVPGDPGGAAMAGPLPAPGVGPAPAAPGPVGPPLPAEAGR; encoded by the coding sequence ATGTCGACAATTTTCAACGTTCGAAACCTGAAGTTGCCCGCGGTTTCCCGCGCGACGGTCATCATCGGGGCGCTGATCGTGGTGCTGGCGCTGGTGGCCGCCTTCGTCGGTTACAACCTGTACAAGAGGCTGACGACGAACACCGTCGTCGCCTACTTCAGTGACACTCTTGCGCTGTATCCGGGCGACAAGGTGCAGATCATGGGTGTGAGGGTCGGGGCGATCGACAAGATCGAACCGGCCGGCGACAAGATGAAGGTCACCCTCCACTATGAGAACAAGTTCAAGGTGCCCGCCAATGCCACCGCGTCGATCCTGAACCCGAGCCTGGTGGCGTCGCGCACCATCCAGCTGTCGCCGCCGTACACCGGCGGACCGGTGATGGAGGACGGCGCAGTCATTCCGCTAGACCGCACGCAGGTGCCGGTCGAGTACGACGAATTGCGCGACTCGATCAACCGGATCCTGACTGACCTGGGGCCGACTCCGGATCAGCCGAAGGGCCCGTTCGGCGACATCATTGAATCGGCCGCCGACGGCTTCGCCGGTAAGGGCAAGCAGCTCAACGCGACGCTGAACAACCTGTCCGAGGCGCTGTTCGCGCTCAACGAGGGCCGCGATGACTTCTTCAGCGTGGTCAAGAGCCTGGCACTGTTCGTCAATGCGCTGCACCAGAGCGATCAGCAGTTCGTCGCGCTCAACAACGACCTCGCCGAATTCACGAATGCGTTCACCAACACCGATCGGGAGGTTGCGAACGCCCTACAGGACCTCAACCAGCTGTTGACCACGACGCGGGGGTTCCTCGACGAGAACGCCGAGGTCCTCGTCCACGACATCGACAATCTGGAGCAGACCACGACCGCGATCCTGCAGCCGGAGTCGCGCGACGGCCTGGAGACGGCGCTGCACGTGTTCCCCACACTGGGCGCGAACCTGATGAACATCATTTCGCCGGTCACCGGCGGCGTCATGGGTATCCCCGTGATCAACAACTTCGCCAATCCCCTGCAGTTCGTATGCAGTTCGATCCAAGCCGGCAGCAGGCTCGGATATCAGGAGTCCGCAGAGATGTGCGCGCAGTATCTCGCGCCGATCCTCGACGCGATCAAGTTCAACTTCCCGCCGTTCGGGGTCAACCAGTTCGCTTCCGCGCTGACGCTGCCCAAGCACATCGCGTACTCCGAACCGCGCCTGCAGCCGCCGCCGGGGTACAAGGACACGACCGTCCCCGGCATCTGGTCGCGCGACACATTGTTCTCCCACGGTAACCACGAGCAGGGCTGGGTCGCCGCGCCGGGCATGCAGGGCGTCGATGTGCAGCCGTTCACGGCGAACATGATGACCCCGGAGTGCCTGGCGGAACTGCTGGGCGGCCCGAACTGCGTGGTCGGTGCCGCACCTCCCGCGTTCGGCACAACGCGCGACGGCAACCTGCCTGGCCCGCCGAACGCGTTCGATCAGAACAACCCGCTGCCGCCGCCGTGGTATCCGCAGCCGGGACCGCCGCCGCCACCGGCTCCCGGTGTGGTGCCGGGTGACCCGGGCGGAGCAGCCATGGCCGGACCGCTGCCTGCTCCCGGTGTGGGCCCGGCCCCCGCGGCGCCGGGTCCGGTGGGACCGCCGCTACCAGCAGAGGCAGGTCGGTGA
- a CDS encoding virulence factor Mce family protein, with translation MSARKWKRLAQRTVALGAIALVLTSCGSWKGIANVPLPGGPGSGSDATTIYVQMPDTLALNVNSRVRVADVYVGRVRAIELKNWVATLTLDLRPDIKLPKNALARIGQTSLLGSQHVELEPPPNPSPEPLRNGDTIPLANASAYPSTERVLASIASILQGGGVQNLEVIQTEIFNVLNGRADQIREFLNKLDTFTDELNQQRQDITRAIDSTDRLLSVVAQRNDTLDRVLTEFPPLIKHFADTRDLFADAVEAIGRISKAADGALAPASDNLHTNLQNLQRPLKQLGRASPYLVGALKLMLTAPFSIENVPKVVRGDYLNVSLMVDLTLSALDNGVLSGTGVSGMLRALEQAWGRDPATMIPDVRFTPNAHNAPNGPLVERGE, from the coding sequence ATGAGCGCTCGCAAGTGGAAAAGGCTGGCCCAGCGCACCGTCGCGCTCGGCGCGATCGCACTCGTGCTGACCTCGTGCGGCTCCTGGAAGGGCATCGCCAACGTGCCGCTGCCGGGTGGTCCGGGCTCGGGGTCGGATGCGACGACGATCTACGTACAGATGCCGGACACATTGGCGCTCAACGTCAACAGCCGCGTCCGCGTCGCCGACGTCTACGTCGGCCGGGTCCGCGCCATCGAGCTGAAGAACTGGGTCGCGACCTTGACCCTGGATCTGCGGCCCGACATCAAGCTGCCCAAGAATGCGTTGGCCCGCATTGGCCAGACCAGCCTGTTGGGCTCGCAACACGTGGAGCTCGAGCCGCCGCCGAACCCGTCGCCGGAGCCGCTGCGCAACGGGGACACGATCCCGCTCGCGAACGCGTCGGCCTACCCCTCCACCGAACGGGTGCTGGCCAGTATCGCGTCGATCCTGCAGGGCGGTGGCGTGCAGAATCTCGAGGTCATCCAGACCGAGATCTTCAACGTGCTCAACGGTCGGGCCGACCAGATCCGCGAATTCCTCAACAAGCTGGACACCTTCACCGACGAACTGAACCAGCAGCGCCAAGACATCACGCGCGCAATCGATTCCACCGACCGGCTGCTGTCGGTCGTCGCGCAACGCAACGACACCCTGGACCGCGTGTTGACCGAGTTCCCGCCTCTGATCAAGCATTTCGCGGACACCCGCGATCTGTTCGCCGATGCGGTCGAGGCGATCGGGCGGATCAGCAAGGCCGCCGACGGTGCGTTGGCCCCGGCCAGTGACAACTTGCACACCAACCTGCAGAACCTGCAGCGGCCGCTCAAGCAGTTGGGCCGGGCGTCGCCGTATCTGGTCGGCGCGCTGAAACTCATGTTGACCGCGCCGTTCTCGATCGAGAACGTGCCGAAGGTGGTGCGCGGCGATTACCTGAACGTGTCGCTGATGGTCGACCTGACGCTGTCGGCGCTCGACAACGGGGTCCTGTCGGGTACGGGTGTATCGGGCATGCTGCGCGCGCTCGAGCAGGCGTGGGGTCGCGATCCGGCCACGATGATTCCGGACGTGCGGTTCACGCCGAACGCACACAATGCGCCGAACGGCCCGCTGGTGGAAAGGGGTGAGTGA
- a CDS encoding virulence factor Mce family protein has product MLTRFVKIQLVLFTILTIVALVVLGWYYLRLPSLAGIGQYELKAELPRSGGLYATANVTYRGTQIGKVTSVEPTERGALAVMRIEDRYKIPADATANVHSVSAIGEQYLDLVSTGNPGQYLSPGSTITESTVPSEVGPALDAANKGLAVLPKEKIDKLLTETSQAVGGLGPALQRLVDSTTNIAQGFQENLPQVNDIIENAGPILDSQVTSGDNIERWSRNLNVIAAQSAEQDAALRSGLQQAPPTLDQVSAVFSGVRDSLPQTLANLAIVIDMLKRYNKGLEQTLVVLPQGSVAAQAGTLFEDLGQLPLALSINQPPPCLTGFLPASEWRSPADTSMAPLPRGTYCKIPKDYQANVVRGARNYPCADVPGKRAATPMECRSNEPYVPLGTNPWYGDPNQILSCPAPGARCDQGVNPGRGVIQAPSVNNGMNPAPASDLPPPNSTAPISDPLSPPGQGSVTCSGQQPNPCIYTPAPGPPGSTAVYSPTSGQVVGPDGVKYNVSNSSNPGDDGWKEMLAPAS; this is encoded by the coding sequence GTGCTGACGAGATTCGTCAAGATTCAGTTGGTGCTGTTCACCATCCTGACGATTGTCGCGCTGGTGGTGCTGGGCTGGTATTACCTGCGCCTGCCGAGCCTCGCCGGAATCGGCCAGTACGAACTCAAGGCCGAACTGCCGCGTTCGGGTGGTCTGTACGCGACGGCCAACGTCACCTACCGCGGCACGCAGATCGGCAAGGTGACGTCGGTCGAGCCGACCGAGCGGGGCGCGCTGGCGGTGATGCGCATCGAGGACCGCTACAAGATCCCCGCGGACGCGACGGCGAACGTGCATTCGGTGTCGGCAATCGGTGAGCAGTACCTGGACCTGGTGTCGACGGGCAATCCGGGCCAGTACCTGTCGCCGGGTTCGACGATCACCGAGAGCACGGTGCCCAGCGAGGTCGGTCCGGCACTGGACGCGGCGAACAAGGGTCTGGCGGTGCTGCCCAAAGAGAAGATCGACAAGCTGCTCACCGAAACATCGCAAGCCGTGGGCGGTTTGGGTCCGGCGCTGCAGCGGTTGGTCGATTCGACCACGAACATCGCACAGGGCTTCCAGGAGAACCTTCCTCAGGTCAACGACATCATCGAGAACGCCGGACCGATCCTGGACAGCCAGGTCACCTCGGGCGACAACATCGAGCGGTGGTCGCGCAACCTCAATGTGATCGCCGCGCAGTCGGCGGAGCAGGACGCCGCGCTGCGCAGTGGTCTACAGCAGGCTCCTCCGACGCTCGACCAGGTGTCGGCGGTGTTCAGCGGTGTCCGCGACTCGTTGCCGCAGACCCTGGCGAACCTGGCGATCGTCATCGACATGCTCAAGCGCTACAACAAGGGCCTAGAGCAGACGCTGGTGGTACTGCCCCAGGGGTCGGTGGCCGCGCAGGCAGGCACGTTGTTCGAGGATCTGGGTCAGCTGCCGCTGGCGCTCTCGATCAACCAGCCGCCGCCGTGTCTGACCGGCTTCCTGCCCGCATCCGAGTGGCGGTCGCCAGCCGACACCAGCATGGCACCGCTGCCGCGCGGTACCTACTGCAAGATCCCAAAGGACTACCAGGCCAACGTGGTTCGCGGCGCGCGTAACTATCCGTGCGCCGACGTCCCCGGCAAGCGTGCGGCGACGCCGATGGAGTGCCGCAGCAACGAGCCGTACGTCCCGCTGGGAACCAACCCGTGGTACGGCGACCCGAACCAGATCCTGTCCTGCCCAGCTCCGGGTGCCCGCTGCGACCAGGGTGTCAACCCGGGTCGCGGCGTCATCCAAGCCCCGTCGGTCAACAACGGTATGAACCCCGCGCCGGCGAGTGACCTGCCGCCGCCGAATTCGACGGCGCCGATCAGCGACCCGCTGAGCCCGCCCGGACAGGGCAGCGTCACCTGCAGTGGACAGCAGCCCAACCCCTGCATCTACACTCCGGCACCAGGGCCACCCGGCTCCACGGCGGTGTACAGCCCGACCAGCGGCCAGGTGGTCGGTCCCGACGGCGTGAAGTACAACGTCAGCAACTCGAGTAACCCAGGAGACGACGGATGGAAGGAGATGCTGGCACCCGCCAGCTGA
- a CDS encoding RDD family protein: MTSSTLVLDTEPDPSACAQVVDEPVASWAARVGAFAIDVLVGMAVLTTLALVSLTAPQRSPLWWGYLAVIALVLMTMAVNRLVLPPLVGFSLGRAVVGTAVTRRDGSRAGMWRLLLRDIAHLLDTAALFIGWFWPLWDRRSRTFADLLLRTEVRTVPRPERNVRKLTGIALIVATVICATAVAVNYWVVYRHERAVDQTRQQIAEQGPRIVEQMLSYRRDTLQEDFSRAQSLTTDGYRQQLIDQQQAVQNAGVTSNEFWAVSSAVLKASPEQAEMLLAMQGQRGDDPKDLKFVTATVQVHFEKSGDGQWRVADLTVLKRPHMNAQGQ, translated from the coding sequence GTGACGTCGTCGACTCTGGTGCTCGACACCGAACCGGACCCCTCGGCTTGCGCCCAGGTGGTCGATGAACCGGTGGCGTCGTGGGCGGCCAGGGTCGGTGCGTTCGCCATTGACGTCCTGGTCGGGATGGCGGTCCTGACGACGCTGGCGCTGGTGTCGCTGACCGCGCCCCAGCGCAGTCCGCTGTGGTGGGGATATCTCGCGGTGATCGCGCTGGTGTTGATGACCATGGCGGTCAATCGCCTCGTGCTGCCGCCGCTCGTCGGATTCTCGCTGGGGCGCGCGGTGGTCGGCACTGCGGTCACCCGGCGAGACGGCTCACGCGCCGGGATGTGGCGACTTCTGCTGCGTGACATCGCGCACCTGCTGGACACCGCCGCACTGTTCATCGGATGGTTCTGGCCGCTGTGGGATCGGCGTAGCCGCACCTTCGCAGATCTCCTGCTGCGGACCGAGGTGCGTACCGTGCCGCGGCCGGAGCGAAATGTCCGCAAGCTGACCGGGATTGCGCTGATCGTCGCGACGGTGATCTGTGCGACAGCGGTCGCCGTGAACTACTGGGTGGTCTACCGACACGAGCGCGCGGTCGACCAGACCCGGCAGCAGATCGCCGAGCAGGGCCCCCGGATCGTCGAGCAGATGCTCAGCTACCGGCGCGACACACTGCAGGAGGATTTCTCACGCGCTCAGTCGCTGACCACCGACGGATACCGTCAGCAGTTGATCGACCAGCAGCAGGCAGTGCAGAACGCCGGTGTCACCTCCAACGAGTTCTGGGCGGTGAGCAGCGCGGTGCTGAAGGCCTCGCCGGAGCAGGCGGAAATGCTGCTGGCGATGCAGGGCCAGCGCGGCGACGATCCGAAAGACCTCAAGTTCGTCACCGCGACCGTGCAGGTGCACTTCGAGAAATCGGGTGACGGCCAGTGGCGCGTCGCCGACCTCACGGTGTTGAAACGGCCGCACATGAATGCGCAGGGCCAATGA
- a CDS encoding mammalian cell entry protein, with protein MSPRRRIGADERDFFEVVPKPLRRRGLPILAAVASLLMAVAISAGALMLISHESDQRTAANDNAALVYVSGFMTDYTTLDPFNANAYVERILAQGTGDFAKMFKEKQNEILIQVAQAEPTSGTVMAAGVQRWNDNGSADVLVATKVSTKAADGKSTVESGNRWIATAIKEGQQWKISQLIQVI; from the coding sequence ATGAGTCCGCGGCGCAGAATCGGCGCCGACGAGCGGGACTTCTTCGAAGTGGTTCCCAAGCCGCTGCGGCGCCGGGGACTGCCGATCCTCGCCGCGGTGGCGTCGCTGCTGATGGCGGTCGCGATCAGTGCCGGAGCGCTGATGCTAATCAGTCACGAGAGCGATCAACGGACCGCCGCCAACGACAATGCCGCTCTGGTGTACGTCAGCGGGTTCATGACCGACTACACGACTCTGGATCCCTTCAATGCCAACGCATACGTGGAGCGGATACTGGCGCAGGGCACCGGCGACTTCGCCAAGATGTTCAAGGAGAAGCAGAACGAAATCCTCATCCAGGTCGCGCAGGCGGAGCCCACCAGCGGCACCGTCATGGCCGCCGGCGTGCAGCGTTGGAATGACAACGGCAGCGCCGACGTTCTGGTCGCCACCAAGGTCTCCACGAAAGCGGCGGACGGCAAGTCGACGGTCGAGAGTGGAAATCGTTGGATCGCAACGGCTATCAAGGAAGGACAGCAGTGGAAGATCAGCCAGCTGATCCAGGTGATCTGA